atatatatatatatatatatatatatatatatatatatatatatatatatatatatatatgtatgtatgtatgtagtataaatatatatatataataataataataataataataataataataataataaataaatacacacaggtTTGTATGGGcttttgtatacacacatctacCAATCGCAAAATTTCCACACCAAAAGCTGGGGCATCAGTCGACCAGCCTTCCCGCCAGGGCGCTGGACCGCGATGCGAGGCGCTGGGCTCAAGGCCAAGCAAATGAAGAGTCATGAGACTGTAACGGGACACTTGAAGTTGCTTATAAAGGCGTCCGCTCCTAAACCCGACGGAACTATGGTCACGCCCATACCCGGCCTGTGCCTGGCCAGATCACAGATGATGATTAGTATTGCTACGTAAGTATTTTCTGTTTGCCTGTGTCTgcgagaaggaaggggagtgagcGATATGGCTGTGTTGCTCGGGCGAGTCGCTGCTTTCAAAGAGTTCGTTCCGGCGCCGGACTTCACGAGGGCCTGGCGGGGAGAGATAATACAGCCATTACACTTCCCTATTACTGTGTATGGCGGGGAGATCGAGGAGGGGCGGGGATGGCAGCGTCGAGGGCctgctgtttctttttcttcctttcttccactttACTAGACTGAAAGTTACGTCAGTACacttaaacacacgcacacgcataggcacacgcacgcacgcacacacacacacgcacacacacacacacacacatatatatatatggtgtgtgtgtgtgtgtggtgtgtgtgtgtatgtatgtgtatatatatatatatatatatatatatatatatatatatatatatatatatatatatatgtatatatatacacacaaacaacacacacacacacacacacacacacacatatatatatatatatatatatatatatatatatatataatataatatatatatatatatatatatatatatataatatatattgtgtgtgtgtgtgtgtgtgtgtgtgtgtgttgtgatgtgtgtgtgtggtgtgtgtgtgtgtgtgtgtgtgtgtgtgtgtgtgtgtgtgtgtgtgtgtgtgtgtgtgtgtgtatgtatatataataaatatatatatatatatatatatatatatatatatatatattatatattattatatatatatgtatatatattatatatatatatatatatatatatatatatatacacacacacacacacacacacaaacacacacaaacacacacacacacacacactacacacacacacacacacacacacacatatatattatatctatattatatatatatatatatatatatatatatatatatacatatatatgttagttaCAACGTACACAAACGACAGAACGAGAGGAATACAcacaacgttatatatatataatatatatatataataatatatatatttattatataatagagaacacacacaacaacacaaaaaaaaaaaaacaccaaacacccaacaacacaaaaaacaggatataggcctctttCAAGTTCTTTGGCAGCACCATCCGGTGGCCCTTACTTGGTGGATGCCCTCCCTAATTAGCCCCGGTTcactaggcacacacacacacacacacacacacacacacacacacacacacacacacacacacacaccaatattatatatatatatataataatatgtaatataattatatgatatatatttatatatatatatatctatatatatatatactatggtatGTATAATTAcgatagttatacacacacacacacacacacacacacacacacacacacacaccacacacacacacacacacacacacacacacacacacacacacacacacacaacacacacacacatacacacaaaacacacatatatatatatatatatatatatatatatatgtatatatatgtatatatatatatatatatatatttttatatatatatatttatatatatatatataccattggtGATTTCCGCGGTCGTGGCCAAAGCCAGGCGTTTAGAATGAGTCTTACCACATcacactcgcacaaacacacacaaaataaaccaaaacaatcGGCATCGCATCTTCACGCGCCGAGACGAGAAGAGCAAACAAGGTTCACCTCATGAAAAATTCAAGCTCCACATGCAGACTTAGCGGAGGGAGGATCCTGCGACGCGTTGTGCTTTTCACACATCTCCCTTCCAGCTTGGGATTACGTCAGGGAAatcaacagacatacatacatatatatatatatatatatatatatatatatatatatatatatatatatgcctatatatatatatatatatttatatatatatatatttacctatctatacatatacatatatatatacacacacattatatatctatatatatatattatatatataattattataaaaatatatatatatatatatatatatatatatatatatatatatatatatatatattatatatatatataaacaccacacgcacacacgcacacacacacaccacacacacacacaccacacacacacacacgcacacacacacacacctaagcacgcccacacacacatacacacaaacacacacgatatatatatattatattttatatatatatatataaaatatatatatatatatatattatatatatatatatataaacacacgcacacacacacacaccacacacacacacacacacacacacacacacacacacacacacacacacacacacacacacacacacacacacacacacacacacacacacacatacacacacacacacacaatttatatatcttatttatataacatatatatatatatatatatatatatatatatatatatatatatatatatatatatatatatatatatatataatatatatatatatatatatatataatatatatattatatatataaagaactgccgtgatggtccagttaTTAAAGCATTGGACTCCAACTCTCGTAGTCCCGAATTCAATtctcgccacggcagttgtaaaaatgcctgctttCCGGCTATtggctcgatctcacggcgagaaaacgacttaccgctttgagaagtcaaacgcaggtgtcgtaggcgaaatcgccgccgtggcgtaagtggtagcgcgctgaatcACGGTAGATTAGGAatggtatccaatcaggcaagggtggtactgccaaatgacctctcaataataaattgggagattCCTATATCCTGCAGAGAAATGTTGAAGCTgttgaacaaaatatatataaagagagagagtgagagagagagagagagagagagagagtggaggggggggggggcagaaagagagagaaagagcgcgtATGTGCTTCATATCAGCGTCGTGCCTCGTGATTGTGCCCGACCGTCCTCCTCGAGCAGAGCAGGACCTTCAAGCACCATAAGGGGGGTGTCGAGCTCGCACTCCTGCAACACGTCTCGCGGTGGAATAGTTGCTGTTGCCATGTTCCTTCGGTGAGTCAGTGCGCGCTCTGGTATACGATTCCTTTGGCCTTTTATTTAGTTCAGCTTGCGTACACTATTTCAGGAGTGAATAAAAAATTAGTTATCTTGGcttatttcgttttattgttCTCAAGGGTAACGTTGTACATCATATTTAAACTGACCTTTACATACAGCAAGGAGTGAGACATAGCAACAGGTACTAAGCAACACTAGAAGCCATTGTAGAAGATTTCCTTTAAGCGAAGGACGGTTTATGAAGAAATGGTAGcattcaaacaaacagacagacagaaggaaataCGTGATGGCGAGGTAAAGTTGACTAGGCCAGCAttatcctttctatttctctttccctgatTCTTTACCGATTGAGTATTCCTGgtttcattccctcttccttaaCATTCTTTCGCTTTtcgtattatttatattgttcttAATACTTGCCTCCTAAACCGACTTGCCACGATTCCTGGTCTCTTTTATTATGTAATCAATTTATTGTCAATTTGATATTTATACCTTTGCTGTCTATTTCCCAGTATTCCTGCGTATTTACTGCTTTGGGAGTATTATCAGGATTTTATCATAAGAGACTTCAGCACAATATTCAGTTCTGCTTCCTCCGCAGAGACTTTCTTTTCTCCAGAGCCGCGAGACCCCggccccgcccccgccgccccgcccccgccgccgcccccgtccccgccgccgccgcccatcGACCTTCGCTAATCGGATTTCTTTTCACCctcctttcattccattttctaatccttgtcctcctcttctcctccttcactcccgcctttctctccctcttttccttctccttcatctccacttccttcctgctcgccctcgtcctccctcgccttcgcctcctcctcgccccccgacCTCGCCTTCTTCGCCGGGGCCTGGAGGAGCTGTGCGAACGAAGTGACGGTGGGGAAGGTGGCCTTATCCTCCGCGCTCAGGGGCGCCGTCCCCTCACGCACGGACACCACCACGTGCACGCctgccgcccgcgccgcccacgCCTCTGCAAGGGACAAAGCGAGAGAGATGGGTGGGCTGCTGCGACCTTCAGGACGGGAATGTTCCTTTGTCTGGTTGGTTTACTTGAGTGGtgcttcatatgtgtatatatgtgtatatgtatatatatacacatatatatatatacatgtatgtatataaatattatattatatatattaatatatatatatatataatatatatatatatttcatatatgtatacacacaaacacacacacacacacacacacacacacacacacacacacacacaaacacacacacacacacaaacacacacacacacacggatatatatttctcagtgtgtatatgtatgtatactaataAATGTATCCCAAACAGAACCCAAACGCAAGCGTCTCCCGCGCATGGGAGTCACTGACCTTTAGCAAGGTCGGTGACGAAGAGAAGTCTCGCCGGATCGCAGCGCAGCCGACGCAGGATGGTGGAGTAACTCTCGCTCTCCACTTTGGGTCCCACGGCGGTGTCGAAGTGCCCGTCGAACAGCTGGAGGAGAGGATCATGCGAActcagacagagggagggagaaagagtgtacaggaggcagggaagggaaggggaggggagggggaagggagaggaaggaaggaggcaggagagggaggggggaggagggaggagggagggagggagggagggagggagggagagagaagagaagagaagaggagaagaagagagagagaagaNNNNNNNNNNNNNNNNNNNNNNNNNNNNNNNNNNNNNNNNNNNNNNNNNNNNNNNNNNNNNNNNNNNNNNNNNNNNNNNNNNNNNNNNNNNNNNNNNNNNGTTGCTTAAGGACTGACCTCTGctggcattttttttaaagttattattattattatttttttttgctttcgcaGATAAATTTTACCATGTACTGCATGGCTGTGGAAAACTGAAACTTTACCTTTTTAAATGTATGGCAGCAATGGATTTTAGagataaagtatattttttctcATGTATTTGAAAGTAATTGAAATGAGTCCAGTGATCATTTCCATTGCAAACTCTTAGGGCAGATTACAGTGTCTGTCATGCCAGAATATATGTGAGTAGAATTTTGTAGGTCTTTGCTGGAGGACTGAGAAAGTAAATGTTCTTATCACTCCCTACTTTTTTTATATGAGTGGGTTTTGAAGCCCCAACACGTTAGTTTAGGAGGGATGAAGGATATCAGATATTATAGGgttaaaaataagaaagtgtTTGGTGAAATGTAAGAGAAGAACTTGTTATGTTGTAGTGCATGGGGCTACAAACTTCATGGGAGAGGCATATGTATGAAAAACTATCATCCTCCATGTATATGCAGCAAAATGGAGCATAGGACACTAATCCTTTCCTTGCTGGCTGCCTGCACCTGCTGCTGGCTCTCTCTTCAAGGAGAGTCTCATGGCTACTATACTTATTCCACATATAGTAGAGTGACCAGGAACACCCCTTACACTTGTAATTGCTGTTTCTACAGCTTTAAGATGATATGATTTGGTCAGGGGATTTGCTCTCTTAGCCCATTGAATCTGGATGCTCCACTAAAGACTCCATACCTCTCCTTTGCaatgatattttctctttttccgcataagcatttttttccccattttctaatTCCTATATTTGTCAGTACATTTGCTTTacccagatggtaatagactgtttttccTGCACAGACtttttatcatctctctaggtagtccataactcagtgcaataataatagcaataaataacatTTTGTTAAGTgtgtcatttaattttttttttgtaatattcaattATTTGTAATGTAACCTACAATGCTGATCCAATGGCCAGGAAGAGGATCTTTAGCATggcgctcttccagtcatggctcacgaACAGCACATTTCACACTCATTTATGGAAGGAAGTAATGCAgtagccccttcctaaatgccaaaTGAGTCTTATCACCCTCCAAAAGCCTGTCACCCGGACCTCAACCAAAATGCTCATAACAGCAGTTTGTGTTACCCTGGCCCACCACCATATTTTCCCATGATGGCTTGGTCACGTCACCTGCCCCtcaagcctttttttttcatgttgtgaaggtCATGTCTGGATTGTAGGGGTCAACTGGGTTTGATATATAGTCCACAAAAAACTGTTCTTCTACTGTAGTTAGAAGGGCATTAAGACAGGATTTTGAATAATTCCATGATAATAGGAAAACTTTTGCTTTAGGAATAACACATTTCTTATTTCTCATGCTGACAGGGTGGAATCTAAAGAAAGTATGAAAAtctgatacatatatttttatgctgaaatcattattgattttatcttcTATGTAATAAGCAATGATTAATATCTAGCAAAGTACATGTGTGTATCTTATCCTTAAAATGTCCAAGCCCCCTGCATAGGCCGTTATGACTCTTACATATGTTGCAAAGTATCCATTAAAGATACAGTTCATATTATCCAATATGAGCATTCAATTCAACTTTCTGAATGAGCAACCCACTAGGTAACTCATAGCCCCAGTTGAAACAGATACCATATCAGTAGATTTCAAGGAAATTTGATGTTCTTGCTTTATAATGATTAGACCAAGGGCATAATATTAATCTCATGCTGGGTGTGCCATTGTAATAACACTTGACATGAGAtgaattttactaccagtaaggACATTCCTCCCGTGATTGATGATTGTTGATTGTAGACCCTAAATATCAGTGATGATTTCAACACTGGGTCTTGGTTATCCAAATGAAGTAAAGAGAGATGTAAATTTGGCTGATGACTTACTTCAAATTTCATTTGTAGAAAGTCTATATGAAATGCATCTTAAATGGAGAAGAGCATcttcataaacacaaaacacacattgaAGCAAAGTCAGGGTATATTTACAAGACGTCGGCAGAAGCTTTTTAATCAGAAATTTTTtctcataattatattaattaattagtgCAAATTTCTGTTAACCTGCAGTGAACCATGATAGAAGTTATTGTCTTGGTCCAACCCACTACTGGCACAGTATGAGACAATTGCCACAGCCTGCACACATTTACCACTCTGTAGCACAAAGCATCtccatatgtataatgtaatgataatgtagtgTATTATAAGCTGAAATAGGAAGTACTAAAAGATCGAGATGAAGATGTTTTGAAATTGGGGTTTAAAGAGAGTAATGGTTAGTTTTATTATCTTaccatgtgaaaaaatatatgttttccctttttatttacccCTTTTCAATTTAGGAAAATCCATATAAGAATGCTTTTTGAACAGAAATAATTGACTAAAAACAGTATTAATATTGAAGCACCCTCAccattatctttgtgaaaatcaTGAAGCCTGCCTAACCTCTATCCTCAGAGTTATGCATCATAACAAACGCCCCACCAATGCACCAGAACTTGAGATCATAATATATGCCTACCTTAACTCAGCACCTTGCATCTCTGTTAAAATTGTGCGAGGCCCGACTCAATGAACAGCCATATATATGAACATCCAAATTAATGCATGTCTATCAGTCTAGACGTGCATATCTACCAGATAGATTGATAAGTGTATatgagatagattgacagatatgcaattatttctgtaaatatgattattaattggGTCATGCCTCACACATTTTTAACAAACTGGCCAATTGTCACACAGATATACAAAGGttcttataaaagtaaaaatagggATAGCAAGTAAAATAGGGGGGAGGACTTGCATTGAAAATGTGGTATGGTCTAAAATCTACAGTTAAAGGTCTGGTGTCCAaccagaagaaaataaatgatatcaGATGGATGATAGGACTTGTAGAAAGGGCTTAAGTTTTTCCTTTGTAGGAATGCAAGGAGAcaatttattaacttttttctttttgtgacagAAAATAATATGTAGTGATGGACAAAAGAAAACAATCTTCACCCCTATGCTGCCTGAGTACAAACAGTCCCtatttttgcatatttgtatgtgttagaAGACTGTAGCATTACATAAATAACCTTTGAAATGCATCTTCATGATTAATGAAGGCTTTGAGGGATGTGGGTTATTAAAAACATTGGcaacttgtgtgtgttttttcttgccCAAACAGGAAGTGTGCAAAGGTTACTTTTGCCCTTTTATTGTACTCTGCTTTTCCAAATTACAAAGTtgcaaattaatgttttttttcatttaaggcGTGTTctgcatatgaattatatttacACGTCATAAACTGAgtaaagaaaattagaaataatttttttaagaaatttctcTGTGTTTCagccaaaagcaaaaaaatccagGAAGTTTGcagtaatgaaaaagatgataaaaccaACTGATTCACGCATgtaagtatttcttttttttttttttactagacagattgataaatagatttaatttttcttgatttttaatttaacttaattattattttttatagtgctGGCAACCATTATTTAAGACAAAAAGTGGTTAATGCATTAAGAGAT
The Penaeus monodon isolate SGIC_2016 chromosome 9, NSTDA_Pmon_1, whole genome shotgun sequence DNA segment above includes these coding regions:
- the LOC119577097 gene encoding enolase-phosphatase E1-like, with amino-acid sequence MKRHHEDLASVIEGVDVIMLDIEGTTTSISFVKDELFPFVRREVRNHLAATWEEEETKADVAALTRQVREDLAAGVTGWPPAPRGGRRAGAPAGRPCGQRPRHDGRRQESGCSQDAAGTHVAPGIPDGPRAGTLFDGHFDTAVGPKVESESYSTILRRLRCDPARLLFVTDLAKEAWAARAAGVHVVVSVREGTAPLSAEDKATFPTVTSFAQLLQAPAKKARSGGEEEAKAREDEGEQEGSGDEGEGKEGEKGGSEGGEEEDKD